The following are from one region of the Klebsiella aerogenes genome:
- the tagH gene encoding type VI secretion system-associated FHA domain protein TagH, producing the protein MRFTIISTKAGHQPPQGSCDFYAPGGTIGRGTDNNLVLPDDDRAISRLQAIVHVATDGECRITNRGNVTRVVLNDIPLERGRQVELQDGDILSIDEYRIEVNDLLQDSQPVSRMAASGQPPIAVKPVTPPPVAPVTPVAAEEAAPTAVPSEIWDSLMQEFSISDSISSGRSKPQPEAAPNPFAEPKAAERNPEDPLAMFSDSEPLFERPPVATDDLFADDTPFNGNSIFADVTPTTLVPPVETPAQPAPVEPQEEQDPLALFGGDTSVQTARNDDPLGLLGGAPLTPVDAFSTAEPANAPEAETAVEPDATFDSPLFMNQPPQDEPPIAAAPPTQEPVRPQPVQAEREDAPEITLPTPQTVVRQAAQTPKGRLRIDPVRHETSAASTPQPGNGEVLQGELLEALLEGMGLGDMQPVPQFDRENMRQLGQMLSMFSQGTVALLSSRSILKRGVKADMTMVLDDANNPFKLLPSGKTVLMQMFGARMPGFMPPKKSVRDALIDLQAHQLGMISGIRAIIAAMLQSFNPEQLEEEAKRDGATSRLALPASRKAALWDYFVRTYGETAGEIEDDFHTLFGEAFLYAYDMEVNQYKDSQSGSEE; encoded by the coding sequence ATGCGATTCACGATTATTTCGACCAAAGCCGGTCATCAGCCGCCGCAGGGCAGCTGTGACTTTTACGCGCCGGGCGGTACCATTGGGCGCGGCACGGACAACAACCTGGTGCTGCCGGATGACGACCGCGCCATTTCTCGCTTGCAGGCCATCGTCCACGTGGCGACGGACGGCGAGTGCCGGATCACCAACCGCGGCAACGTCACCCGGGTGGTGCTCAACGATATCCCACTGGAGCGGGGGCGTCAGGTCGAACTGCAGGACGGCGACATCCTCAGCATCGACGAGTACCGCATCGAAGTGAACGATTTGCTGCAGGATAGCCAGCCGGTCAGCCGGATGGCGGCCAGCGGACAGCCGCCCATCGCGGTTAAACCGGTCACGCCGCCGCCAGTAGCGCCTGTTACGCCCGTCGCCGCAGAAGAAGCCGCGCCTACCGCTGTCCCGTCGGAAATCTGGGATAGCCTGATGCAGGAGTTTTCCATCTCCGACAGTATCTCCAGCGGCCGGAGCAAACCGCAGCCTGAAGCCGCGCCGAATCCCTTTGCCGAGCCGAAGGCCGCCGAGCGCAATCCGGAAGATCCGCTGGCGATGTTCTCGGACAGCGAGCCGCTGTTCGAGCGTCCGCCGGTCGCGACGGATGACCTGTTCGCCGACGATACGCCATTTAACGGCAACAGCATTTTTGCCGACGTTACGCCGACCACGCTGGTGCCGCCGGTTGAAACACCCGCGCAACCCGCGCCAGTCGAGCCGCAGGAAGAGCAGGATCCGCTGGCCCTGTTTGGCGGCGACACCAGCGTGCAAACCGCGCGTAATGACGATCCGTTGGGATTACTCGGCGGCGCGCCGCTGACGCCGGTTGACGCTTTCAGCACCGCTGAACCGGCCAACGCGCCGGAAGCGGAAACCGCTGTCGAGCCGGATGCCACCTTTGATTCGCCATTATTTATGAATCAACCGCCGCAGGACGAACCGCCGATTGCCGCTGCGCCCCCAACGCAGGAACCGGTTCGCCCGCAGCCGGTACAGGCTGAGCGCGAAGATGCGCCGGAGATTACGTTACCGACGCCGCAGACCGTCGTACGCCAGGCGGCACAGACGCCGAAAGGGCGCCTGCGTATTGACCCGGTACGTCATGAAACCAGCGCCGCCAGCACGCCGCAGCCGGGTAACGGCGAGGTACTGCAGGGCGAGTTGCTGGAAGCGTTGCTTGAAGGCATGGGGCTTGGCGACATGCAGCCGGTGCCGCAGTTTGACCGGGAAAATATGCGCCAGCTTGGGCAGATGCTGAGTATGTTCTCGCAAGGTACCGTGGCGCTGCTCTCTTCGCGCTCCATTCTGAAACGCGGCGTGAAAGCCGATATGACCATGGTGCTGGATGATGCTAACAACCCGTTCAAGCTGCTGCCATCGGGTAAAACGGTGCTGATGCAGATGTTCGGCGCGCGGATGCCGGGCTTTATGCCGCCGAAGAAATCGGTCCGCGATGCGCTGATTGACCTTCAGGCCCACCAGTTGGGGATGATCTCCGGGATCCGCGCGATTATTGCCGCGATGCTGCAATCATTTAACCCCGAACAGCTGGAAGAAGAGGCCAAGCGCGACGGCGCCACCTCGCGCCTGGCGCTACCGGCCAGCCGCAAAGCAGCGCTGTGGGACTATTTCGTGCGCACCTACGGCGAAACCGCCGGTGAAATTGAAGACGATTTCCATACCTTATTTGGCGAGGCGTTCCTTTACGCCTATGACATGGAAGTCAATCAATACAAAGACTCACAAAGCGGATCGGAAGAATAA
- a CDS encoding type VI secretion system accessory protein TagJ has product MNTLYQQLAGESVGAALARLENEIKSRPADADLRAAFVQFLCLSGNWSRARVQLKSWLALKPQAHPTVTLLEQSIEGEQQRAGVFAGTARPQMPDSQWPWLSALVSALSEAPDVAHPQRLAAFEQAPLNPGELNLPDAPTQSFTWLMDGDARLGPVCELIVNGRYFWLPFAAIAEIRFQAPVSVTDLVWRHALVRLTDGSEQVCQIPARYPVTPESEVRFQLARATEWQPLDDDGALYQGQGQKVWLNDSDEFPILSLDVVSFA; this is encoded by the coding sequence ATGAATACTCTCTATCAACAACTGGCTGGCGAAAGCGTCGGCGCGGCGCTGGCGCGTCTGGAAAACGAGATCAAAAGCCGTCCCGCCGATGCCGACCTTCGTGCGGCATTCGTCCAGTTTTTATGCCTCAGCGGCAACTGGTCGCGAGCGCGGGTTCAACTAAAAAGCTGGCTGGCGCTGAAACCGCAGGCTCATCCGACGGTGACGTTGCTGGAACAGAGCATTGAGGGCGAACAGCAGCGCGCCGGGGTGTTTGCCGGTACCGCGCGCCCGCAGATGCCGGATAGCCAGTGGCCGTGGTTGTCGGCGCTAGTCTCCGCGCTTTCCGAAGCGCCAGACGTTGCCCATCCGCAGCGGCTGGCGGCGTTTGAACAGGCGCCGCTCAACCCCGGCGAACTCAATCTCCCGGATGCGCCCACGCAGTCATTTACCTGGCTGATGGACGGCGATGCCCGCCTGGGACCCGTGTGCGAGCTGATCGTCAACGGCCGTTATTTCTGGTTGCCGTTTGCCGCCATTGCCGAAATTCGTTTTCAGGCGCCGGTCAGCGTCACCGACCTGGTGTGGCGTCATGCGCTGGTACGTCTGACGGACGGCAGCGAGCAGGTTTGCCAGATCCCGGCGCGTTACCCTGTCACGCCGGAGTCGGAGGTACGCTTCCAACTGGCGCGCGCCACCGAGTGGCAGCCGCTGGATGACGACGGGGCGCTGTATCAGGGCCAGGGACAGAAAGTGTGGCTCAACGATAGCGATGAATTCCCAATCCTCTCTCTCGACGTGGTGAGTTTTGCATGA
- the tssF gene encoding type VI secretion system baseplate subunit TssF → MEGKLLEYYNRELAYLREMGAEFAERYPKVAGRLGMRGIEVADPYVERMMEGFAFLTSRVQIKMDAEFPRFSQRLLEMIAPNYLAPTPSMAIAELQPDINKGDLSKGFVVPRGTMMGSQVLKKNGVTCSYTTAHDVTLLPLRIEKAELGGIPADVPLAALGLSQRGAASALRIRITCEGAQHLGHLTFDRLACFLSGPDIEALRLLELILAHQVGVVCQTTGRHPVRLSLGEDALQQEGFAADQALLPEDLRNFDGYRLLHEYFAFPARFRFISINGLGKLIVQCKEEKSFDIIILLDKTDERLEQVVEASHFALHCTPVINLFPKIAARQTLNDSQHEYHLVVDNIRPLDYEIYSVSKIHGSADGHRDDREFRPFWSSWSQDAGDYGAYFSLRREQRVLSEHALRYGTRTGYTGSETFVSLVDEQHAPWQEDLRYITAEVLCTSRDLPLMLQQELGQFVLPDSLPVKTLKMRNGPTAPRPALAEGLSTWRLISQLQMNYLSLMDGENGEGAAALRQLLGLYAGLAETAVARQIEGVRNCVLEPVHRRVPEPGPIVFARGIGITLTVDERAFSGASPWLFGSVLERVFARLVSLNSFTEFTLCSQQRGEIGYWAPRMGKRALI, encoded by the coding sequence ATGGAAGGCAAGCTGCTCGAGTATTACAACCGCGAACTGGCCTATCTGCGCGAGATGGGCGCTGAATTCGCCGAACGCTATCCAAAAGTGGCCGGACGCCTGGGGATGCGCGGCATCGAGGTCGCCGATCCTTACGTCGAACGGATGATGGAAGGCTTCGCGTTTCTGACCTCGCGCGTCCAGATCAAAATGGACGCTGAGTTTCCGCGCTTCTCGCAGCGCCTGCTGGAGATGATCGCGCCCAATTATCTGGCTCCTACGCCGTCAATGGCGATAGCCGAACTGCAGCCGGACATCAACAAAGGCGATCTGAGCAAAGGATTCGTGGTGCCGCGCGGCACCATGATGGGCAGCCAGGTGCTGAAGAAAAACGGCGTCACCTGCAGCTACACCACCGCGCATGATGTCACTCTGTTGCCGCTGCGCATCGAAAAGGCCGAGCTTGGCGGGATCCCGGCCGATGTACCGCTGGCCGCCCTTGGTCTCAGTCAACGCGGCGCCGCCAGCGCCTTGCGTATCCGTATTACCTGCGAAGGGGCTCAGCATCTTGGCCATTTGACCTTCGACCGCCTGGCGTGTTTCTTAAGTGGCCCGGATATTGAAGCGCTGCGCCTGCTGGAGCTGATCCTCGCTCACCAGGTCGGCGTCGTGTGTCAGACCACCGGACGTCATCCCGTTCGCCTGTCGCTGGGCGAAGACGCGCTGCAGCAAGAAGGCTTCGCCGCCGATCAGGCGCTGCTGCCGGAAGATCTGCGCAATTTTGACGGTTACCGACTGCTGCACGAATATTTTGCATTCCCGGCGCGATTCCGTTTCATCAGTATTAACGGGCTTGGCAAGCTGATCGTTCAGTGCAAGGAAGAGAAATCCTTTGATATTATTATTCTGCTGGATAAAACCGATGAGCGCCTCGAACAGGTGGTTGAAGCCAGCCATTTCGCGCTGCACTGCACCCCGGTCATTAACCTGTTCCCCAAAATCGCCGCCCGACAAACGCTGAACGATAGCCAACATGAATACCATCTGGTGGTGGATAATATCCGTCCGCTGGATTACGAAATCTATTCGGTGAGTAAAATCCATGGCAGCGCCGACGGCCATCGCGATGACCGCGAATTCCGTCCGTTCTGGAGCTCATGGAGCCAGGATGCCGGCGACTACGGCGCCTATTTCTCTTTACGCCGCGAGCAGCGAGTGCTCTCTGAACACGCGTTGCGCTATGGCACCCGTACCGGCTACACGGGTTCTGAAACGTTCGTCTCGCTGGTCGATGAACAGCACGCACCGTGGCAGGAAGATCTGCGCTATATCACCGCTGAAGTGCTGTGTACCAGCCGCGATCTGCCGCTGATGCTACAGCAGGAACTGGGGCAGTTTGTCCTGCCGGATTCACTGCCGGTAAAAACGCTGAAAATGCGTAATGGCCCAACCGCGCCGCGCCCGGCGCTGGCGGAAGGGTTAAGCACCTGGCGGTTGATTAGCCAACTGCAAATGAACTATCTCAGTCTGATGGACGGTGAAAACGGCGAAGGGGCCGCGGCGCTACGCCAGTTGTTGGGGCTGTACGCGGGGCTTGCGGAAACCGCTGTCGCCCGGCAAATCGAAGGGGTGCGCAACTGCGTGCTGGAGCCGGTGCATCGCCGGGTGCCGGAACCGGGGCCAATCGTTTTCGCTCGTGGTATCGGCATTACCTTAACCGTCGATGAACGCGCCTTCTCCGGCGCCAGCCCATGGTTATTCGGCAGTGTACTTGAGCGGGTCTTCGCCCGGCTGGTATCGCTGAACAGTTTTACCGAATTCACCTTGTGCAGCCAGCAGCGCGGCGAGATCGGCTACTGGGCGCCGCGGATGGGTAAAAGGGCGCTGATATGA
- the tssE gene encoding type VI secretion system baseplate subunit TssE encodes MNKPVRDGDALRSGWQARSKQETIGARDKMQPSLLDRLTDNQPQKKSEPINSNLITHSTLRRHVLRDLQWLFNTINHDDPQALAELAQVRRSVVNFGVAPLAGKRMSDIEWQDIQRKLTEAIISFEPRILPQGLQVRCISDTQSLDLHNVLSIEIKGRLWCVPYPLEFLFRTDVDLENGHFELKDAG; translated from the coding sequence ATGAATAAACCGGTACGCGACGGTGATGCGCTGCGCAGCGGCTGGCAGGCGCGGAGCAAACAAGAGACCATTGGCGCGCGCGATAAAATGCAGCCGTCGTTGCTCGATCGCCTGACCGATAACCAGCCGCAGAAAAAATCAGAGCCGATCAACAGCAACCTGATTACCCACAGCACGCTGCGCCGTCACGTGCTGCGCGACCTGCAATGGCTGTTCAACACCATAAATCATGACGATCCGCAGGCGCTGGCCGAACTGGCGCAGGTGCGCCGTTCGGTGGTTAATTTTGGCGTTGCGCCGCTGGCCGGTAAGCGCATGTCGGATATTGAATGGCAGGATATTCAGCGCAAGCTCACCGAGGCGATTATCAGCTTTGAGCCGCGCATTCTGCCGCAGGGGCTGCAGGTACGCTGTATTTCTGATACCCAGTCACTGGATTTACACAACGTCCTGTCGATTGAAATCAAAGGGCGCCTGTGGTGCGTGCCGTACCCATTAGAGTTTTTGTTCCGTACCGATGTGGACCTTGAAAATGGCCACTTTGAATTGAAAGACGCGGGGTAA
- the tssG gene encoding type VI secretion system baseplate subunit TssG — MSETLATIHRLTPLAEGFWRGVTTAPWRYDLFHLLRRVDAQGGERYPLGRAPLPKFESLRIGQTPSMGFAPATLASAQKRENSGVHEISILSFGLFGPNGPLPVHMTEYARERIHHHQDDSLSAFADLFHHRLTLLFYRAWADAQPTVSLDRQDNRRFERYLASLIGMGQPGQLEKGELSPHARFTHAGHLSRHARDPEGLEKILRHYFQVPVNIISNVPQWMPLTPREQAQLGSGRRVPRLGVSAFLGVAVRDVQHKFRLEIGPLSAEAYARFLPGEKAVNELRDWIRQYLGIEYAWEVRVLIRSDAVPGAVLSGGGKLGYSTWLGHQPTPAPRGDLVFSVEKADA, encoded by the coding sequence ATGAGTGAGACGCTGGCCACTATTCACCGCCTGACGCCGCTGGCGGAAGGCTTCTGGCGCGGCGTGACGACCGCTCCCTGGCGTTATGATTTGTTTCATCTGCTGCGCCGCGTGGATGCGCAGGGAGGCGAGCGCTACCCGCTGGGACGCGCGCCGCTGCCGAAGTTTGAATCGCTGCGCATTGGCCAGACGCCATCAATGGGGTTTGCGCCAGCGACCTTAGCCAGCGCGCAAAAACGCGAAAACAGCGGCGTTCATGAGATTTCGATTCTCAGTTTTGGCTTGTTTGGCCCTAACGGCCCGCTGCCGGTGCATATGACCGAATACGCCCGCGAGCGCATCCATCATCATCAGGATGACAGCCTTAGCGCTTTTGCCGATCTGTTTCACCACCGTCTGACCTTACTCTTTTACCGCGCCTGGGCGGATGCCCAGCCGACGGTCTCGTTAGACCGCCAGGACAACCGCCGCTTCGAGCGCTATCTCGCCTCGTTAATCGGCATGGGGCAACCGGGACAACTGGAAAAGGGCGAACTGAGCCCGCACGCGCGCTTTACCCACGCCGGGCATCTCAGCCGCCACGCCCGGGATCCGGAAGGGCTGGAAAAGATCCTGCGCCATTATTTTCAGGTCCCGGTCAACATTATCAGCAACGTACCGCAATGGATGCCGCTCACTCCGCGTGAACAGGCGCAATTAGGAAGCGGAAGACGGGTGCCGCGGCTGGGCGTTTCGGCGTTTCTCGGCGTTGCGGTGCGCGATGTACAGCATAAATTTCGTCTCGAAATTGGTCCGCTCAGCGCCGAGGCCTACGCCCGTTTCTTACCGGGCGAGAAAGCGGTCAACGAACTGCGTGACTGGATCCGCCAGTATCTCGGGATCGAGTACGCCTGGGAGGTCCGGGTACTTATCCGCAGCGATGCGGTGCCGGGCGCGGTACTCAGCGGCGGCGGCAAACTCGGCTACAGCACCTGGCTTGGCCACCAGCCGACCCCCGCACCGCGGGGTGATTTAGTGTTTAGCGTGGAGAAGGCCGACGCCTGA
- a CDS encoding protein phosphatase 2C domain-containing protein, protein MDITTASLSRQGTRATNQDQTGESVGDRSACFVVCDGIAGLPGGEVAAELARNAILDQFDGDNHLNAQTIRQYVRQANGAILNQQQETPDYRRMGTTLVSLFIDRDYKLAYWAHAGDSRLYLFRRGWLYHVTTDHSLVQQMKDAGHQTDDINSNLLYRALGMASDGAEASYSDVVPVEDGDAFLLCTDGFWHGVGEEQMKSSLQMVNTPQEWLTLMNQYLQKNNDGAQTSQDNYSAVAVWMGSPEEATLLHSLADAAQFFPLRD, encoded by the coding sequence ATGGACATCACCACGGCTTCTCTTTCCCGTCAGGGAACGCGCGCCACTAATCAGGATCAAACCGGCGAAAGCGTCGGCGATCGTTCCGCCTGTTTTGTGGTCTGCGACGGCATTGCCGGGCTACCCGGCGGCGAGGTGGCGGCGGAACTGGCGCGTAATGCGATTCTGGATCAGTTTGACGGCGACAATCACCTCAATGCCCAGACGATTCGCCAGTATGTCCGGCAGGCCAATGGCGCCATTCTAAACCAACAGCAGGAAACGCCGGATTATCGCCGGATGGGCACGACGCTGGTCAGTCTGTTTATCGACCGCGATTACAAACTGGCTTACTGGGCCCACGCCGGCGACAGCCGACTGTACCTGTTTCGCCGCGGCTGGCTGTACCACGTCACCACCGACCACAGTCTGGTTCAGCAGATGAAAGACGCCGGTCATCAGACTGATGATATCAACAGCAACTTGTTATACCGGGCGTTAGGCATGGCCAGCGACGGGGCGGAAGCCAGCTACAGCGATGTCGTGCCGGTAGAAGACGGCGATGCCTTTTTGCTCTGCACCGACGGCTTCTGGCACGGCGTTGGCGAAGAACAGATGAAATCCTCCCTGCAGATGGTGAACACCCCGCAGGAGTGGTTGACGCTGATGAATCAGTACCTTCAAAAGAACAATGACGGCGCTCAGACATCGCAAGATAACTACAGCGCCGTGGCGGTATGGATGGGCAGTCCGGAAGAGGCGACGTTATTACACTCGCTGGCGGACGCCGCGCAATTTTTCCCCCTGCGGGATTGA
- the tssH gene encoding type VI secretion system ATPase TssH: MSEISRAVLFGKLDTLLFTSLESATAFCKLRGNPYVELVHWLHQLMQQQDGDLQHIIRHFALDEQALTRDIIAALDALPRGASSVSDLSEHIDSAVERAWVYGSLKYGVSRIRGGHLLIGLLKTWNLASLLKGISPQFTRINVEALSDNFDTLLADSKESQQAVAETANHGAVPTAQGTLAQYGQNLTQRAEDGKIDPVVGRDEEIRQMVDILMRRRQNNPLLTGEAGVGKTAVVEGLARRIAAGDVPEPLRNIQLWLLDIGMLQAGAGMKGEFEARLQALINEVQSSPTPIVLFIDEIHTLIGAGGQQGTGDAANLLKPALARGQLRTIGATTWAEYKKYIEKDPALTRRFQTVQIHEPDEEKALLMLRSTVSPLEKHHRVLLLDEAVSAAVKLSHRYIPARQLPDKAVALLDTACARVAVSQSAPPPQLEDCLQRIAALDVELEIARRENRVAIGDAQRIEQLQQARQQQESERDALNSRWEQERALVDEVINLRAQLQDADEEAQPALRQTLNEKQIALKTLQGEMPLLFAAVDENVVAAVVSDWTGIPLGRMVKNEIDAVLSLADTLNQRVIGQRHGLDLIAKRVRTSRARLDDPNKPVGVFMLCGPSGVGKTETALALAESLYGGEQNVITINMSEFQEAHTVSTLKGAPPGYVGYGEGGVLTEAVRRRPYSVVLLDEIEKAHPDVHEIFFQVFDKGWMEDGEGRHIDFRNTIIILTSNVGTELISAMCADPDLMPEPEALSGALRQPLLQVFPPALLGRLLVVPYYPLSDAMLAQIVRLQLARIQRRLQDNHNIVCDIDDSVVEQVVQRCTEVESGGRMVDAILTNTLLPQMSQILLTANRNDEQFKQLRISYAQGEFHCQFAA, translated from the coding sequence ATGTCAGAAATCAGCCGTGCCGTACTTTTCGGCAAACTGGATACGCTGTTGTTTACCTCGCTGGAAAGCGCAACCGCCTTTTGTAAACTGCGCGGCAACCCTTACGTCGAGCTGGTGCACTGGCTGCACCAATTGATGCAGCAGCAGGATGGCGATCTGCAACACATTATTCGCCACTTCGCCCTTGATGAGCAGGCGTTGACCCGCGACATCATCGCCGCGCTGGATGCGCTGCCGCGCGGCGCCAGCTCGGTCTCCGATCTCTCCGAACATATCGACAGCGCGGTTGAACGCGCGTGGGTCTACGGCTCGCTTAAGTATGGCGTTAGCCGGATCCGCGGCGGACATTTGCTGATTGGCCTGCTAAAAACCTGGAATCTGGCCAGCCTGCTGAAGGGGATTTCCCCGCAGTTCACCAGGATTAACGTCGAAGCCTTGAGCGACAACTTCGATACGCTGCTTGCCGACAGTAAAGAGAGCCAACAGGCGGTAGCAGAAACCGCGAACCACGGTGCGGTGCCCACGGCGCAGGGGACGTTGGCCCAATACGGGCAGAACCTGACGCAGCGGGCGGAGGATGGCAAAATTGATCCGGTTGTCGGTCGCGACGAAGAGATCCGCCAGATGGTGGATATCCTGATGCGTCGCCGACAGAACAACCCGCTGCTGACCGGTGAAGCCGGCGTCGGTAAAACGGCGGTGGTGGAAGGGTTAGCCCGGCGTATTGCCGCAGGCGACGTGCCGGAGCCGCTGCGCAATATTCAGCTGTGGCTGCTGGACATCGGCATGTTACAGGCTGGGGCGGGCATGAAGGGCGAATTCGAAGCCCGTCTGCAGGCGTTAATCAACGAAGTGCAGTCCAGCCCGACGCCTATCGTGTTGTTTATCGACGAGATCCATACGTTGATTGGCGCAGGCGGCCAACAGGGTACCGGCGATGCGGCGAACCTGTTGAAGCCAGCGCTGGCGCGCGGACAGCTGCGCACCATCGGCGCGACGACCTGGGCGGAGTACAAAAAATATATCGAGAAGGATCCGGCGCTAACCCGTCGCTTCCAGACGGTGCAGATCCACGAGCCGGACGAAGAGAAAGCGCTGCTGATGCTGCGCAGCACCGTTTCGCCGCTGGAGAAACACCATCGGGTGCTGCTGCTTGATGAAGCGGTGAGCGCGGCGGTGAAACTGTCGCATCGCTATATTCCCGCGCGCCAGCTGCCGGATAAAGCGGTGGCACTGCTGGATACCGCCTGCGCACGCGTTGCCGTCAGCCAGAGCGCGCCGCCGCCGCAGTTGGAAGATTGCCTGCAGCGTATTGCCGCATTGGATGTCGAGCTGGAGATCGCCCGGCGCGAGAACCGGGTAGCGATAGGCGATGCTCAGCGCATTGAACAACTTCAACAGGCGCGTCAGCAGCAGGAAAGCGAGCGCGATGCGCTGAATAGCCGCTGGGAGCAAGAACGCGCGTTGGTTGATGAGGTGATTAACCTGCGTGCGCAGCTGCAGGATGCCGACGAGGAAGCGCAGCCGGCGTTACGCCAGACGCTCAATGAAAAGCAGATAGCGTTGAAGACGCTGCAGGGCGAGATGCCGCTGCTGTTCGCGGCGGTGGATGAAAATGTGGTGGCGGCGGTGGTCTCTGACTGGACCGGGATCCCGCTGGGCCGGATGGTCAAAAACGAAATTGATGCCGTACTGAGCCTGGCCGACACGCTGAACCAGCGGGTTATCGGCCAGCGTCACGGGCTGGATCTGATCGCTAAACGCGTGCGCACTTCCCGCGCGAGACTCGATGATCCCAATAAGCCCGTCGGCGTATTTATGCTCTGCGGCCCGTCCGGGGTGGGTAAAACCGAAACCGCGCTGGCGCTAGCTGAATCGCTGTACGGCGGCGAGCAGAACGTTATCACCATCAATATGAGCGAATTCCAGGAAGCGCATACCGTGTCAACCCTGAAGGGCGCGCCTCCGGGCTACGTTGGTTACGGCGAAGGCGGGGTGCTGACCGAAGCGGTGCGCCGTCGCCCTTACAGCGTAGTGTTGCTGGATGAAATCGAAAAAGCGCACCCGGATGTGCACGAAATCTTCTTCCAGGTCTTTGATAAAGGCTGGATGGAAGACGGCGAAGGGCGTCATATCGATTTCCGCAATACCATCATTATTTTAACCTCCAATGTGGGGACAGAGCTTATCAGCGCGATGTGCGCCGACCCGGATCTGATGCCGGAACCGGAAGCGCTGAGCGGCGCGCTGCGTCAGCCGCTGCTGCAGGTCTTCCCGCCAGCGCTGCTCGGCCGCCTGCTGGTGGTGCCGTATTATCCGCTGAGCGACGCGATGCTCGCACAGATTGTGCGTCTGCAGTTGGCGCGTATCCAGCGCCGCCTGCAGGATAATCACAATATCGTCTGCGACATTGACGACAGCGTGGTTGAGCAGGTGGTTCAGCGTTGTACCGAAGTTGAATCCGGCGGGCGTATGGTCGATGCGATTCTGACCAACACGCTACTGCCGCAGATGAGTCAAATCCTGTTAACCGCCAACCGCAACGATGAGCAGTTTAAACAGCTGCGCATTAGCTATGCGCAGGGCGAGTTTCATTGTCAGTTTGCCGCGTAA